From the Dehalococcoidia bacterium genome, one window contains:
- a CDS encoding desulfoferrodoxin FeS4 iron-binding domain-containing protein gives MANQVGKRYYCTKCGSEFIVTKAGEGQLVCCGQPMQQR, from the coding sequence GTGGCAAACCAGGTGGGCAAGCGTTATTACTGCACCAAGTGCGGCTCGGAGTTTATCGTCACCAAGGCCGGCGAAGGGCAGCTCGTCTGCTGCGGCCAGCCTATGCAGCAACGCTAG